In Silene latifolia isolate original U9 population chromosome 3, ASM4854445v1, whole genome shotgun sequence, a single window of DNA contains:
- the LOC141646512 gene encoding uncharacterized protein LOC141646512 — MTPHSPDLLSTIEFVKDGWLLLRIEGHSLQCFNPFKGKSYKYPSNVRAVRLTSLAFSTCPTFPDCLTVGIWAYNYSVHISYHRARNHQWEYCNIECDSQTGIRFSSNSNSSPKYHDGSFYFLDTNGNLGVLKMVDEEWIWKVHKGPVLEDISLYSCQLAELGGQLISVFIKENGIRIQVFKFDTLGNHWVAIDDLGDYMLFLSPASSFSVSTKDNSMRNRIYLQKRIGNEMVFYSLNDGMYHTSSSQRPSKDFYGMRSQSFCCWL; from the coding sequence ATGACACCTCATTCACCAGATTTGCTATCGACGATCGAGTTTGTCAAGGATGGCTGGTTGCTTTTGCGAATCGAGGGACATTCCTTACAATGCTTTAACCCTTTTAAAGGGAAGAGCTATAAATACCCTTCTAATGTTAGGGCTGTTCGCCTTACAAGTTTAGCATTTTCAACATGTCCTACTTTTCCCGATTGTCTAACCGTTGGAATATGGGCGTATAATTATAGCGTACACATCAGTTACCATCGAGCTAGGAATCACCAATGGGAGTACTGTAATATTGAGTGTGACTCTCAAACAGGCATTCGATTTTCGAGTAACAGCAATTCTAGCCCCAAGTACCATGATGGATCATTTTATTTTCTAGACACGAATGGTAATCTCGGAGTTCTTAAAATGGTGGATGAAGAATGGATTTGGAAGGTTCATAAGGGTCCGGTACTAGAAGACATATCCCTATATTCATGCCAGTTAGCTGAGCTTGGCGGTCAACTTATATCGGTTTTCATTAAAGAAAATGGGATTAGGATTCAAGTGTTCAAGTTTGATACATTAGGCAATCATTGGGTTGCAATAGACGATTTAGGGGATTATATGCTATTTTTAAGTCCGGCATCATCATTTTCAGTATCAACGAAGGATAACAGCATGCGGAACAGAATTTATCTACAGAAACGCATTGGTAATGAAATGGTCTTCTATTCCCTCAACGACGGCATGTATCATACTTCAAGCAGCCAACGTCCTAGCAAGGATTTCTACGGCATGAGATCACAATCATTTTGTTGCTGGTTATAA